A window from Burkholderiales bacterium encodes these proteins:
- a CDS encoding hypothetical protein (possible pseudo, frameshifted) — protein sequence MAELKRELPTALRRLQQGNIAPVDFAQAAIGPGMAIFSKYSRVLEASGRPMSVRTALALINQTLTEVLSEQEDEFDADTRWAIAWYEQHGFEEGEFGDAELLSKAKVTSVNGLVEAGIVSSRRGMVRLLRPEELPTDWDPAEDRRLTRVGGHAPPAAGLLPREAGRPGHGRPAAAAWAPGESWPGTSPTGCSPSPRRRAGPRTPRATTPWCWAGRRSRGWHRARRRRCPLRLTWTFDGNTGIRLTCFP from the coding sequence GTGGCCGAGCTCAAGCGGGAGCTGCCGACGGCGCTCCGGCGGCTGCAGCAGGGGAACATCGCCCCGGTGGACTTCGCCCAGGCGGCCATCGGCCCGGGCATGGCCATCTTCTCCAAGTACAGCCGGGTGCTCGAGGCGAGCGGCCGGCCCATGAGCGTGCGCACGGCGCTGGCCCTCATCAACCAGACCCTGACCGAGGTCCTCTCCGAGCAGGAGGACGAGTTCGACGCCGACACCCGCTGGGCCATCGCCTGGTACGAGCAGCACGGCTTCGAGGAAGGGGAGTTCGGCGACGCGGAACTGCTCTCCAAGGCAAAAGTGACCTCCGTAAACGGCCTCGTCGAGGCGGGGATCGTGTCGTCCCGGCGTGGCATGGTGAGGCTCCTGCGGCCGGAGGAGCTGCCGACGGACTGGGACCCCGCCGAGGACCGGCGGCTCACGCGTGTGGGAGGCCACGCACCACCTGCTGCGGGTCTACTACCACGAGAAGCGGGGCGACCAGGCCACGGCCGACCTGCTGCGGCAGCCTGGGCTCCCGGGGAGAGCTGGCCCGGGACCTCGCCTACCGGCTGTTCGCCCTCGCCGAGAAGAAGGGCCGGTCCCAGGACGCCCAGGGCTACAACGCCCTGGTGCTGGGCTGGCCGGAGGTCGCGCGGCTGGCACAGGGCGCGTCGGCGGCGGTGCCCGCTCAGACTGACCTGGACATTTGACGGCAATACGGGAATACGGTTAACATGCTTCCCATGA
- a CDS encoding hypothetical protein (possible pseudo, internal stop codon, frameshifted), whose amino-acid sequence MAITNHERIGKAMEWLRAGLAPFVEREVQAAVKAGTVRVEAVQRFAEDPLIGRKPIAQWDVAGLLKLMWETWNDVFGRTLGRAERSLVSELRDWRNQWAHQEPFSSDDADRALDSMERLLTAVSAPQADEVNRMKMELRRLVFDEQVRGEKRKAGGSLIEAAASGALKPWREVVTPHADVASGRYQQAEFAADLWQVHLGEGTDEYRNPVEFFRRTFLTESLKRLLVGAVERLSGKGGDPVVQLQTNFGGGKTHSMLALYHLFSGANPAALAGVDAVMAAANVTKLPAARRVVLVGNKISPGNPVTKPDGTVVRTLWGELAYQLGGKKAFARVAKDDERATSPGDMLRELLREYGPCLVLIDEWVAYARQLHDAADLPGGSFETQFTFA is encoded by the coding sequence ATGGCCATCACCAACCACGAACGGATCGGCAAGGCGATGGAGTGGCTGCGCGCGGGACTCGCGCCCTTTGTCGAGCGCGAGGTGCAGGCGGCGGTCAAGGCAGGCACGGTCCGCGTCGAGGCGGTGCAGCGCTTCGCCGAAGACCCGCTGATCGGCAGAAAGCCCATCGCACAATGGGACGTGGCCGGCCTGCTGAAGCTGATGTGGGAGACGTGGAACGACGTGTTCGGCCGCACGCTGGGCCGCGCGGAGCGCTCGCTGGTGAGCGAGCTGCGCGACTGGCGCAACCAGTGGGCGCACCAGGAGCCGTTCTCGAGCGACGACGCCGACCGCGCGCTCGATTCGATGGAGCGGCTGCTGACCGCGGTCTCCGCGCCGCAGGCCGACGAGGTAAACCGGATGAAGATGGAGCTGCGTCGCCTGGTCTTCGACGAGCAGGTGCGCGGCGAGAAGCGCAAGGCCGGGGGTTCGCTGATCGAGGCCGCGGCCTCGGGGGCGCTCAAGCCCTGGCGCGAGGTCGTGACGCCCCATGCCGACGTCGCGAGCGGCCGCTACCAGCAGGCGGAGTTCGCCGCCGACCTCTGGCAGGTGCATCTCGGCGAGGGCACGGACGAGTACCGCAATCCCGTCGAGTTCTTCCGGCGCACGTTTCTGACCGAGAGCCTGAAGCGCCTGCTCGTCGGCGCCGTGGAGCGGCTCTCCGGCAAGGGCGGCGACCCGGTCGTGCAGCTCCAGACCAACTTCGGCGGCGGCAAGACCCACTCGATGCTGGCGCTGTATCACCTGTTCTCGGGGGCCAATCCAGCGGCGCTGGCCGGTGTGGACGCGGTGATGGCGGCGGCCAACGTGACGAAGCTGCCGGCCGCGCGGCGCGTGGTGCTGGTGGGCAACAAGATCTCGCCCGGCAACCCGGTGACCAAGCCCGACGGCACGGTGGTGCGCACGCTGTGGGGCGAGCTCGCGTATCAGCTCGGCGGCAAGAAGGCGTTTGCGCGCGTGGCGAAGGACGACGAGCGCGCCACGAGCCCGGGCGATATGCTGCGCGAGCTGTTGCGGGAGTACGGGCCGTGTCTCGTGTTGATCGATGAATGGGTGGCCTACGCTCGACAGCTTCACGACGCCGCCGACTTGCCGGGCGGGAGCTTCGAGACGCAATTCACGTTCGCCTAG
- a CDS encoding hypothetical protein (possible pseudo, frameshifted), translating into MAAVIHSLWEKGDRNPLILPSTIPIDDARVQFELTRYLSDNWVPIIEKDVDGPSSLPLKIDGEVPNLGKLSATRRVARTIYLGSAPTAAAAHRGLEDRRVKLGCVMPGESPAVFGDALRRLASAATYLYQDGPRVWYATQPTVTKLAEDRAEQLKRDPDKVAAELDARVRADMRKTGDFARVHPLPRTGADVPDDLDARLVVLPPEHAYTKESGNAAEKAARTILESRGNTPRLYRNTLVFLAADKVRMQDLDEALRKYLAWASILAEKETLDLSPFQVRQAETQKQAADAAVAARLPETYQWILVPEQKSPQAPIQWQALRLAGSDALAVRASKKLRSEELLVTSLGSTVLRKHLDEVPLWRGDHVAVRQLVEDFARYLYLPRLAGPEVLVQAIREGVALLTWQSDTFAYAESHDEVSGRYRGLRAGQQVSVGAEDAGLLVKSDVARRQLDAEVPQSKPPGSGPAPGEPPTSGTTGGAAPQPATPVLARRFHGTVRLDPARVGRDAGRIAEEVIAHLVGQPGAEVTVTLEIDARLPSGVNEQTVRAVTENSRTLKFESHGFENE; encoded by the coding sequence ATGGCCGCGGTGATTCACAGTCTGTGGGAGAAAGGCGATCGGAATCCGTTGATTCTCCCGTCGACCATTCCGATCGACGACGCACGCGTCCAGTTCGAGCTGACGCGGTATCTGTCGGACAACTGGGTGCCGATCATCGAGAAGGACGTGGACGGCCCGAGCTCGCTGCCCCTGAAGATCGACGGCGAGGTGCCGAACCTCGGCAAGCTCTCCGCCACCCGCCGCGTGGCGCGCACGATCTACCTCGGCTCCGCGCCGACGGCGGCCGCCGCGCACCGCGGACTCGAAGACCGCCGGGTGAAGCTTGGCTGCGTGATGCCGGGCGAGTCCCCGGCAGTGTTTGGCGATGCGCTGCGTCGCCTCGCCTCCGCGGCAACCTACCTCTATCAGGACGGGCCGCGCGTCTGGTACGCGACGCAGCCCACGGTCACGAAGCTCGCGGAGGACCGCGCGGAGCAATTGAAGCGCGACCCGGACAAGGTGGCCGCCGAGCTCGACGCGCGCGTGCGCGCGGATATGCGGAAGACCGGCGACTTCGCGCGCGTGCATCCGCTGCCGCGCACAGGGGCGGATGTGCCGGACGATCTCGACGCGCGGCTCGTCGTGCTCCCGCCCGAGCACGCGTACACAAAGGAGAGCGGCAACGCCGCCGAGAAAGCGGCGCGGACGATTCTGGAATCTCGCGGCAACACGCCGCGCCTCTATCGCAATACGCTCGTGTTTCTGGCAGCGGACAAGGTTCGCATGCAGGATCTCGACGAGGCTCTGCGCAAGTATCTCGCGTGGGCATCCATCCTCGCCGAGAAGGAGACGCTCGACTTGAGTCCCTTCCAGGTCCGACAAGCCGAGACGCAGAAGCAGGCGGCGGACGCGGCCGTGGCGGCGCGGCTGCCGGAAACCTACCAGTGGATTCTGGTGCCCGAGCAGAAGTCGCCGCAGGCACCGATCCAGTGGCAGGCGCTGCGGCTTGCCGGGTCGGATGCGCTCGCGGTGCGAGCGAGCAAGAAACTCAGAAGCGAAGAGCTGCTCGTGACGAGCCTCGGCTCCACGGTCCTGCGCAAGCACCTGGATGAAGTGCCGCTTTGGCGTGGCGATCACGTTGCCGTGCGACAGCTCGTCGAGGACTTCGCGCGCTACCTGTACCTGCCCCGTCTCGCGGGTCCCGAGGTGTTGGTGCAGGCGATCCGCGAGGGCGTGGCGCTCCTAACCTGGCAATCCGACACCTTCGCGTACGCCGAGAGCCACGACGAGGTGAGTGGCAGGTATCGCGGTCTGCGCGCCGGTCAGCAGGTGAGCGTTGGCGCTGAAGATGCCGGGCTGCTCGTCAAGTCGGATGTCGCTCGCCGCCAGCTCGACGCGGAGGTGCCGCAGTCGAAGCCGCCGGGTAGCGGCCCCGCTCCGGGCGAACCGCCGACGAGCGGAACCACGGGCGGCGCGGCGCCGCAGCCCGCCACACCTGTCCTGGCACGTCGATTCCACGGCACCGTGCGTCTCGATCCAGCGCGCGTCGGGCGCGACGCTGGACGAATCGCCGAAGAGGTGATCGCCCATCTCGTGGGACAGCCCGGCGCGGAGGTGACGGTCACGCTGGAAATCGACGCGCGACTCCCGAGCGGGGTCAACGAACAGACCGTGCGCGCGGTGACGGAGAACAGCCGGACCCTGAAGTTCGAATCGCACGGATTCGAGAACGAGTAG
- a CDS encoding hypothetical protein (possible pseudo, internal stop codon), translating to MVVCMSRRICVELYRELVRVRPEWAGDDDARGVIKVVMTGSASDPSDWQPHIRNKPRREALAKRFRDPNDPFRLVIVRDMRLTGFDCPSLHAM from the coding sequence ATGGTCGTCTGCATGAGTCGGCGCATCTGCGTGGAGCTTTACCGCGAGCTGGTGCGGGTCCGTCCGGAGTGGGCCGGCGATGACGACGCCCGAGGCGTCATCAAGGTCGTGATGACCGGCTCGGCATCCGATCCGTCCGATTGGCAGCCCCACATCCGCAACAAGCCGCGGCGCGAGGCGCTCGCCAAGCGCTTTCGTGACCCGAACGATCCGTTCCGGCTCGTGATCGTCCGCGACATGCGGCTGACCGGCTTCGATTGCCCGAGTCTACATGCGATGTAA
- a CDS encoding hypothetical protein (possible pseudo, internal stop codon) codes for MQAIVRVNRVFRDKPGGLVVDSLGLAYELKAALATYTESGGTGRTEIFLKDNYKSSTLDLN; via the coding sequence ATGCAGGCCATCGTGCGAGTGAACCGTGTGTTTCGCGACAAGCCCGGCGGGTTGGTCGTGGACTCCTTGGGACTCGCCTACGAGTTGAAAGCGGCGCTGGCGACCTACACCGAGAGCGGAGGCACAGGCCGCACAGAAATTTTCTTAAAAGATAATTATAAGTCAAGTACACTTGACTTAAATTAG
- a CDS encoding ATPase — MITSPQEVMAVLRQYNPWWLGLPVPDLPAWRRAVFRELDFWLRTPPAHRAVLLSGARQVGKTTLLLQAIEALVKGGVPRQNILYATFDHPLLKLAGLDGVLKLWREFEPAAEGPEYLFLDEIQFMRGWQTWLKHQVDFEKQRRIVVTGSATPLVEEGQESGVGRWHTLKLATLSFYEYLQIKKLPQPPLPEVASLAQLLDWTPAQFARAAEQARPLMAHFHEYLLRGGFPQCALVPSVDLAQRLLREDIVDKVLKRDMTALFGVRRVLELEQTFLYLCLHDGGLLDMVDLGKNLEVKKPTAQNYLTLLESTHLIHRLPPHGYGKEILRARYKAYLADAAIAPSVLLKGKAMLDDPVAVSRAVETAFFKHVFTRYYALSIGFAYWRNRRNEEVDIVADVRGQLVPFEVKYSRQHTSLGELKGMVAFCTEKRVPLGYVITRELSDFSVLALPDSPAGTRLLKIPAVLACYWLGQSELLGARRQELEE; from the coding sequence GTGATCACCTCACCCCAGGAGGTCATGGCCGTCCTCCGGCAGTACAACCCATGGTGGTTGGGGCTGCCGGTGCCTGATTTGCCCGCCTGGCGCCGGGCGGTGTTCCGGGAACTCGATTTCTGGCTGCGCACGCCGCCCGCCCATCGGGCGGTGCTGCTTTCCGGCGCGCGCCAGGTGGGTAAGACCACGCTGCTCTTGCAGGCCATCGAAGCGCTGGTCAAGGGCGGTGTGCCGCGGCAAAACATCCTGTACGCCACGTTCGACCACCCGTTGCTGAAGCTCGCGGGGCTCGATGGTGTCTTGAAGCTGTGGCGCGAGTTCGAGCCGGCCGCCGAGGGACCGGAATACCTCTTTCTCGACGAGATCCAGTTCATGCGCGGCTGGCAAACCTGGCTCAAGCACCAGGTGGATTTCGAGAAGCAGCGCCGGATCGTCGTGACCGGCTCGGCGACGCCGCTGGTGGAGGAGGGCCAGGAATCAGGCGTGGGGCGCTGGCACACCCTCAAGCTCGCCACGCTTTCTTTCTACGAATACCTGCAGATCAAGAAGCTGCCGCAGCCGCCGCTGCCGGAGGTGGCCTCGCTCGCTCAGCTCCTCGACTGGACGCCGGCGCAATTCGCACGGGCCGCCGAACAGGCCCGCCCGCTGATGGCGCATTTTCACGAGTACTTGCTGCGCGGCGGCTTTCCTCAGTGCGCGCTGGTGCCGAGCGTGGATCTGGCGCAGAGGCTTCTGCGCGAAGACATCGTGGACAAGGTGCTCAAGCGCGACATGACGGCCCTGTTCGGCGTGCGGCGGGTGCTAGAGCTGGAGCAGACCTTTCTCTATCTGTGCCTGCACGACGGCGGGCTGCTCGACATGGTGGACCTGGGCAAAAACCTCGAGGTCAAGAAGCCCACGGCGCAGAATTACCTCACGCTCCTGGAATCCACGCACCTGATCCACCGGCTCCCGCCCCACGGCTATGGCAAGGAGATCTTGCGCGCGCGCTACAAAGCGTATCTGGCCGACGCCGCCATCGCGCCGAGCGTTCTGCTCAAGGGCAAGGCGATGCTGGACGATCCTGTCGCGGTGAGCCGCGCAGTAGAGACAGCCTTCTTCAAGCACGTTTTTACGCGCTACTACGCGCTGAGCATCGGCTTTGCCTACTGGCGTAACCGCCGCAACGAAGAGGTGGATATCGTCGCCGACGTCCGAGGGCAGCTCGTGCCGTTCGAAGTGAAATACAGCCGCCAGCACACGAGCCTCGGCGAGCTCAAGGGCATGGTGGCCTTCTGCACGGAAAAGCGGGTGCCCCTGGGCTATGTCATCACGCGGGAGCTTTCCGATTTCAGCGTCCTGGCGCTGCCGGACTCGCCGGCCGGCACCCGGCTGCTCAAGATTCCAGCGGTGCTCGCCTGCTACTGGCTGGGGCAATCGGAACTGCTCGGGGCGCGCAGACAGGAGCTCGAGGAGTGA
- the oplaH gene encoding 5-oxoprolinase: protein MNRFGRRLKRLLCNRFMDANRGKWQFWIDRGGTFTDVVARTPEGELRTLKLLSEAPGRYQDAAVEGIRRMLGLAPGAPIPAEEIDVVKMGTTVATNALLTRTGEPTLLLITQGFGDQLRIGYQNRPRLFDLNIVLPQPLYRQVVEVRERLSAHGEVITPLDEAAAREALEAAYREGLRAVAIVLMHAWRYPDHERRLADLARAVGFTQVSASHEVSPLMKLVSRGDTTVVDAYLSPVLRRYVDQLAAELGDVRLMFMQSNGGLTGAPQFQGRNSLLSGPAGGVVGAVRTARAAGFEKIIGFDMGGTSTDVCHYCGELERVFDTQVAGVRLRAPMLAIHTVAAGGGSILRFHQGRFQVGPDSAGALPGPACYRNGGPLTVTDANVMLGRIQPEYFPKVFGPAGDEPLDAEIVREKFAALAREIERETGLARTPEQVAEGFIEVAVANMANAIKHISVARGYDVSEYVLNGFGGAAGQHVCRVADALGIDTVLLHPLAGVLSAYGIGIAEVTAMRSHAVERPLTAASMAPLAATLDQLEQAAREELAAQGIGQASIRVARRVHVRYEGTDTALLVDEGPIEEMVRRFEALHRQLYGFLMPERPLVVETVSVEAVAQDEIPAAPCAWTALPGARAARGEPPSPLATVQMVVAGSARATPLYRRECFVPGQRVQGPALIVEANATTVVEAGWAARVGDQGELVLTRATPRPRRVALGTQADPVKLEIFNHLFMSIAEQMGLRLAHTAHSVNIKERLDFSCAVFDGEGNLIANAPHIPVHLGSMGETVKQVIRDNAGRMRPGDAFAANDPYHGGTHLPDVTVITPVFDRDGREVLFYVGSRGHHADIGGLTPGSMPPRSTRVEEEGVLIRNFHLVDGGRFRERELLALLSSGPHPCRNPQQNLADLRAQVAANEKGAQELRRLVDHYGLPVVRAYMDHVRANAAQAVRQAIGKLKAGAFQLEMDNGAVIRVRVTVDRNAGRAVVDFTGTSPQRSDNFNAPRAVTLAAVLYVFRTLVQENIPLNSGCLEPLQVIIPERSMLNPRSPAAVVAGNVETSQNIVDALYGALGVLAASQGTMNNFTFGNERYQYYETLAGGAGAGPDFDGAAAVHTHMTNSRLTDPEVLEWRFPVLVETFSIRRGSGGRGRHRGGDGVTRRIRFLEAMTVGILAGRRRIRPFGLFGGEPGAPGRAWIERRDGSRQDLGATDETTVDAGDCFVIETPGGGGYGVPEG from the coding sequence GTGAACCGGTTTGGCCGGAGACTCAAGAGGCTCCTCTGTAACCGATTCATGGATGCAAACCGGGGCAAGTGGCAGTTCTGGATCGACCGCGGCGGCACGTTCACCGACGTGGTGGCGCGCACGCCCGAGGGCGAGCTCCGGACGCTCAAGCTCCTGTCGGAAGCCCCCGGCCGCTACCAGGACGCCGCGGTGGAGGGCATCCGCCGCATGCTGGGGCTCGCGCCCGGCGCGCCGATCCCCGCCGAGGAGATCGACGTGGTCAAGATGGGCACCACGGTGGCCACCAATGCGCTCCTCACCCGCACCGGGGAACCTACGCTGCTTCTCATCACCCAGGGCTTTGGGGACCAGTTGCGCATCGGCTATCAGAACCGCCCGCGCCTGTTCGATCTGAACATCGTCCTGCCGCAACCCCTCTACCGCCAAGTGGTCGAGGTGCGCGAGCGCCTGAGCGCCCACGGCGAGGTCATCACGCCCCTCGACGAGGCCGCCGCGCGGGAAGCGCTAGAGGCCGCCTACCGGGAGGGTCTGCGCGCGGTCGCCATCGTGCTCATGCACGCCTGGCGCTACCCGGACCACGAGCGCCGGCTGGCCGATCTCGCCCGAGCAGTGGGTTTCACCCAGGTCTCCGCCTCCCACGAGGTGAGCCCCCTCATGAAGCTCGTCTCGCGAGGCGACACCACCGTGGTGGACGCGTACCTCTCCCCTGTGCTGCGCCGGTACGTGGATCAGCTGGCCGCGGAGCTGGGCGACGTGCGCCTCATGTTCATGCAGTCGAACGGGGGACTCACGGGGGCGCCCCAGTTTCAGGGACGCAACAGCCTCCTCTCGGGCCCGGCGGGGGGCGTGGTGGGCGCGGTGCGCACGGCCCGCGCAGCAGGGTTCGAGAAAATCATCGGCTTCGACATGGGCGGCACCTCCACCGACGTGTGCCACTATTGCGGCGAGCTGGAGCGGGTGTTCGACACCCAGGTGGCGGGCGTGCGGCTGCGCGCGCCGATGCTCGCCATCCACACCGTGGCCGCCGGCGGGGGTTCCATTCTGCGCTTCCACCAGGGCCGGTTCCAGGTGGGACCGGACTCGGCAGGCGCCTTGCCCGGGCCGGCCTGCTACCGCAACGGGGGGCCGCTGACCGTCACCGATGCCAACGTGATGCTGGGACGCATCCAGCCCGAGTATTTTCCCAAGGTGTTCGGCCCCGCGGGCGACGAGCCCCTGGACGCCGAGATCGTGCGGGAGAAGTTCGCCGCGCTCGCGCGCGAGATCGAGCGGGAAACGGGTCTCGCCCGCACGCCGGAGCAAGTGGCCGAAGGCTTCATCGAAGTGGCCGTGGCCAACATGGCCAACGCCATCAAGCATATTTCGGTCGCGCGCGGCTACGACGTGAGCGAGTACGTGCTCAACGGCTTCGGCGGCGCGGCCGGCCAGCACGTGTGCCGCGTGGCCGACGCCTTGGGCATCGACACGGTGCTGCTGCACCCCCTGGCCGGGGTGCTCTCGGCCTACGGCATCGGGATCGCCGAGGTGACCGCGATGCGCAGCCACGCCGTGGAGCGCCCCTTGACGGCGGCATCCATGGCTCCGCTCGCGGCTACCCTCGACCAACTGGAGCAGGCCGCGCGCGAGGAGCTCGCCGCCCAAGGCATTGGCCAGGCGTCGATCCGCGTCGCGCGGCGCGTGCATGTGCGCTACGAGGGCACCGACACGGCGCTGCTCGTGGACGAGGGCCCGATCGAGGAGATGGTGCGCCGCTTCGAAGCGCTCCACCGCCAACTCTACGGCTTTCTCATGCCGGAGCGGCCCCTGGTGGTGGAGACGGTGTCGGTGGAAGCGGTGGCGCAAGACGAAATTCCCGCCGCGCCTTGCGCGTGGACGGCACTCCCCGGCGCCCGCGCCGCACGCGGCGAACCGCCTTCTCCCCTGGCCACGGTGCAGATGGTCGTGGCGGGAAGCGCCCGCGCAACGCCTCTGTACCGGCGGGAGTGTTTCGTCCCCGGCCAGCGCGTCCAGGGACCTGCTTTGATCGTCGAAGCGAATGCCACCACGGTGGTGGAGGCCGGCTGGGCGGCCCGGGTGGGCGACCAAGGCGAGCTCGTCCTCACCCGCGCGACGCCCCGCCCACGGCGCGTCGCCCTCGGCACCCAGGCGGACCCGGTGAAGCTGGAGATCTTCAACCATCTTTTCATGTCCATCGCCGAGCAGATGGGCCTGCGGCTTGCCCATACCGCCCATTCGGTCAACATCAAGGAACGGCTCGACTTCTCCTGCGCCGTGTTCGACGGCGAGGGCAACCTGATCGCCAACGCGCCCCATATCCCGGTGCATCTCGGCTCCATGGGGGAAACGGTGAAGCAGGTGATCCGGGACAACGCCGGGCGCATGCGGCCGGGCGACGCTTTTGCGGCCAACGACCCTTACCACGGCGGAACCCATCTTCCGGATGTCACGGTCATCACGCCGGTGTTCGACCGGGACGGCCGGGAGGTCCTGTTCTACGTGGGCTCCCGGGGCCATCACGCCGACATCGGGGGTTTGACTCCCGGCTCCATGCCGCCGCGCTCGACGCGGGTGGAGGAGGAAGGCGTGTTGATCCGCAATTTCCATCTGGTGGACGGAGGCCGCTTCCGCGAGCGGGAACTGCTCGCGCTGCTTTCCTCGGGCCCCCACCCGTGCCGCAACCCGCAGCAGAACCTGGCCGACCTGCGGGCCCAGGTGGCCGCCAACGAGAAAGGCGCGCAGGAGCTGCGCCGCCTCGTGGACCACTACGGGCTGCCGGTGGTGCGCGCCTACATGGACCACGTGCGCGCCAACGCGGCCCAGGCCGTGCGCCAGGCGATCGGCAAGCTCAAAGCCGGCGCTTTCCAACTGGAAATGGACAACGGCGCCGTGATCCGGGTCCGGGTGACGGTGGACCGGAACGCGGGACGCGCCGTGGTGGACTTCACCGGCACCTCCCCGCAACGATCCGACAACTTCAACGCCCCCCGGGCGGTCACGCTGGCCGCGGTGCTGTACGTGTTCCGCACCCTGGTGCAGGAAAACATCCCGCTCAACAGCGGCTGCTTGGAGCCTCTTCAGGTCATCATTCCCGAGCGCTCGATGCTCAACCCCCGCTCCCCGGCCGCGGTGGTGGCGGGCAACGTGGAGACGTCCCAGAACATCGTGGACGCCCTTTACGGCGCCCTGGGCGTGCTCGCCGCCTCCCAGGGCACCATGAACAACTTCACCTTCGGCAACGAGCGCTACCAGTACTACGAAACCCTCGCCGGCGGCGCCGGGGCCGGACCGGACTTCGACGGGGCGGCCGCGGTGCACACCCACATGACCAACTCCCGCCTCACCGATCCGGAGGTGCTGGAGTGGCGCTTTCCTGTTCTGGTGGAAACCTTCTCCATCCGGCGCGGGAGCGGCGGGCGAGGCCGCCATCGGGGCGGCGACGGTGTCACACGCCGCATTCGCTTCCTGGAGGCCATGACGGTGGGCATCCTCGCGGGACGCCGGCGGATACGACCCTTCGGACTCTTCGGCGGGGAGCCGGGTGCGCCGGGACGGGCATGGATCGAGCGGCGGGACGGGTCGCGGCAGGATCTGGGGGCTACCGACGAAACGACGGTGGACGCGGGCGACTGTTTCGTGATCGAGACCCCCGGCGGCGGTGGGTACGGAGTTCCCGAAGGATAA
- the lptE gene encoding LPS-assembly lipoprotein LptE — translation MTIRETRRRWLRGVVSASFVLLAGGCGFRLRGTQDLAFKTLHVTGGDPVFLTELKRAVAAGTGTRLVDDPKAAEAVLFIDGVARDRLILSLSGAGRVRELELRLRVQFHMNDAKGQPLIAPSQISLKRDLTYDDTQVLAKEQEEALLYRDMQNDAVQQILLRLAAVRPKAG, via the coding sequence ATGACGATCCGTGAGACCCGGCGCCGGTGGTTGCGCGGTGTGGTCAGCGCGTCCTTCGTCCTGCTCGCCGGGGGCTGCGGCTTCCGGCTGCGGGGCACCCAGGACCTGGCGTTCAAGACGCTGCACGTCACGGGAGGGGATCCCGTTTTCCTTACCGAGCTCAAGCGGGCGGTCGCCGCCGGCACGGGCACCCGGCTGGTGGACGATCCCAAGGCGGCCGAGGCGGTATTGTTCATCGACGGCGTCGCCCGGGACCGCCTGATCCTCTCCCTCTCCGGGGCGGGACGGGTGCGGGAGCTGGAGCTGCGGCTGCGGGTGCAGTTCCACATGAACGACGCCAAGGGCCAGCCCTTGATCGCCCCGTCCCAGATTTCCCTTAAGCGGGACCTGACCTACGATGACACCCAGGTGCTGGCCAAGGAACAGGAGGAGGCGCTGCTCTACCGGGACATGCAGAACGACGCGGTCCAACAAATCCTGCTCCGGCTGGCGGCAGTGAGGCCCAAGGCAGGCTGA
- the holA gene encoding DNA polymerase III subunit delta, whose translation MPVIDSEALPAQLAKRFAPLYAIHGEEPLLAQEAADRIRARARALGYTERALFIAEGGFDWGSLSAAGASLSLFGSRKLIELRVPTGRPGAAGAEALVAYCEGLPADAATLIELPKLERSALGSRWFEALGRAGVVVHAKPVPREQLPRWIAARLAAQGQQADAETLAFMAERVEGNLLAAFQEVQKLALLFPPGPLPGEAVRAAVANVARYEPVQLGEALFGGDVARFARVLEGLRGEGAALPLVLWQIAEDVRAVARLQSALWQGRKRDQALREARVWGARQAWAPGAAQRFDPARLDWTLQELARLDRMAKGLAPGDVWSELVRLALTLADASAAQAKTV comes from the coding sequence ATGCCCGTCATCGACTCCGAAGCCCTGCCGGCCCAGCTCGCCAAGCGCTTCGCGCCCCTGTACGCGATCCACGGGGAGGAGCCGCTGCTGGCGCAGGAAGCGGCCGACCGCATCCGCGCCCGGGCCAGGGCCCTGGGGTACACGGAGCGGGCGCTTTTCATCGCCGAAGGCGGTTTCGACTGGGGGAGCCTCTCCGCGGCTGGCGCCAGCCTCTCCCTCTTCGGCAGCCGCAAGCTGATCGAACTGCGCGTACCCACCGGACGGCCGGGCGCCGCCGGGGCCGAGGCCCTCGTCGCCTATTGCGAGGGGCTTCCAGCGGACGCGGCGACCCTGATCGAGCTGCCCAAACTGGAGCGTTCCGCTCTCGGGAGCCGCTGGTTCGAGGCCCTAGGGCGGGCAGGCGTCGTGGTGCACGCGAAACCGGTCCCGCGAGAGCAGCTGCCCCGCTGGATCGCCGCGCGCCTTGCCGCCCAGGGCCAGCAGGCGGACGCCGAGACCCTGGCGTTCATGGCCGAGCGGGTGGAAGGCAACCTCCTCGCCGCGTTCCAGGAAGTGCAAAAGCTCGCGCTCCTGTTCCCGCCGGGACCCCTGCCCGGGGAGGCGGTGCGAGCGGCGGTGGCCAACGTGGCCCGCTATGAGCCGGTCCAGTTGGGGGAAGCCCTCTTCGGCGGCGACGTGGCCCGCTTCGCCCGGGTGCTGGAGGGCCTGCGGGGCGAAGGGGCGGCCCTTCCCCTGGTGCTGTGGCAGATCGCCGAAGACGTGCGCGCCGTGGCCCGCCTCCAGTCGGCCCTCTGGCAGGGCAGAAAACGCGATCAGGCGCTGCGGGAAGCGCGGGTGTGGGGTGCGCGCCAAGCCTGGGCGCCGGGCGCCGCCCAGCGCTTCGATCCGGCCCGGCTGGACTGGACCCTGCAGGAGCTCGCCCGGCTCGACCGCATGGCCAAGGGGCTCGCCCCCGGCGACGTGTGGAGCGAGCTGGTGCGGCTCGCCCTGACGCTCGCGGACGCATCGGCGGCGCAGGCCAAAACGGTTTAG